One Fusarium oxysporum f. sp. lycopersici 4287 chromosome 8, whole genome shotgun sequence genomic region harbors:
- a CDS encoding hypothetical protein (At least one base has a quality score < 10), producing MICYRVTDAVTLIRFRRKCFQCNLSCFKGGYKTIHWLYHPTLQRSTGYETVATVLRSNVISPLFVARQSHTWLKGVSALEPETFSTRARTITRCRSYCKGRVLVILSSRAIRSLVQRRLNVWVSVIKYLNSLGVQERTVETQKSKTEKALPCEDEWRLDGSQPLSIAR from the coding sequence ATGATATGTTACAGAGTTACAGATGCTGTGACGTTGATAAGGTTCCGTCGCAAATGTTTCCAGTGCAACCTATCATGCTTCAAAGGAGGATACAAAACCATCCATTGGCTTTATCATCCGACCCTTCAAAGATCAACAGGGTACGAGACAGTGGCTACAGTGCTAAGAAGCAATGTCATCAGTCCCCTCTTTGTCGCTCGTCAGTCTCATACTTGGCTTAAGGGGGTCAGCGCCTTGGAGCCTGAGACCTTCTCCACTCGAGCAAGAACCATCACCCGTTGCAGAAGCTACTGCAAGGGACGCGTTTTGGTCATACTGTCGTCTCGTGCCATCCGTTCCCTAGTACAGCGACGGCTAAACGTCTGGGTCTCCGTTATCAAGTATCTAAACTCTCTTGGAGTTCAAGAACGAACGGTGGAAACTCAAAAGTCCAAAACAGAAAAGGCGCTCCCTTGTGAAGACGAATGGAGATTGGACGGATCGCAGCCGTTATCCATCGCCCGCTAG
- a CDS encoding hypothetical protein (At least one base has a quality score < 10), translating into MSHTPLPGGLISFGSDANCTLELCPLESSILRYQPNVPANAIFIGVFGLSMALHIFQGIKMKTWGFMASMMAGCILEIIGYVGRLIIHDNPFDFIGFLLQIIMITIAPVFFSAAIYVLLSQVINFVDPNVSRFSPKYFYWIFIPSDIISLILQAVGGAVSVVSTAKDDVKTGEDISIAGLVFQVVTLLCFVGLFIDYVIRASKSPARYRLTKPILTFLFFLFLSTIFILIRCGYRIAELNGGYFSAIFRDEGLYIALESW; encoded by the exons ATGAGCCATACACCATTACCCGGCGGGCTTATCTCATTCGGCTCCGATGCCAACTGTACACTCGAATTATGTCCCCTCGAGTCGAGTATACTACGATACCAACCAAACGTTCCCGCTAATGCCATCTTCATTGGAGTATTCGGATTGTCTATGGCTCTTCATATCTTCCAAGGtatcaagatgaagacatGGGGCTTCATGGCGAGTATGATGGCAGGATGTATTCTCGAGATTATCGGTTACGTCGGACGACTTATCATCCACGATAATCCATTTGACTTTATTGGCTTTCTATTGCAGATCA TCATGATCACCATTGCCCCCGTTTTCTTCTCTGCTGCCATCTATGTTCTTCTGTCCCAGGT CATCAACTTCGTCGATCCAAATGTTTCTCGATTCTCTCCCAAGTATTTCTACTGGATCTTCATCCCTTCCGACATTATCTCCCTCATCCTCCAAGCCGTCGGCGGTGCAGTCTCAGTCGTTTCCACAGCGAAAGACGACGTCAAGACTGGAGAGGACATCTCCATCGCTGGTCTTGTCTTCCAAGTCGTCACTCTACTTTGTTTCGTTGGATTGTTCATCGACTACGTTATCAGGGCTTCCAAGTCACCGGCCCGATATCGCCTTACCAAGCCCATTCTCACCTTcctctttttccttttcctttcgactatcttcatcttgatTCGATGTGGCTACCGAATTGCTGAGCTCAATGGAGGATACTTCAGTGCTATCTTTCGAGACGAAGGTCTCTACATCGCTCTTGAATCTTGGTAA
- a CDS encoding hypothetical protein (At least one base has a quality score < 10) gives MERENLTNSGPVMITIAPVFFSAAIYVLLSQVINFVDPNVSRFSPKYFYWIFIPSDIISLILQAVGGAVSVVSTAKDDVKTGEDISIAGLVFQVVTLLCFVGLFIDYVIRASKSPARYRLTKPILTFLFFLFLSTIFILIRCGYRIAELNGGYFSAIFRDEGLYIALESCMMYIAVLLLNAGHPGYAFKETPEFTKEMDQMDQDDTTVFGD, from the exons ATGGAAAGGGAGAACTTGACTAACTCTGGCCCAGTCATGATCACCATTGCCCCCGTTTTCTTCTCTGCTGCCATCTATGTTCTTCTGTCCCAGGT CATCAACTTCGTCGATCCAAATGTTTCTCGATTCTCTCCCAAGTATTTCTACTGGATCTTCATCCCTTCCGACATTATCTCCCTCATCCTCCAAGCCGTCGGCGGTGCAGTCTCAGTCGTTTCCACAGCGAAAGACGACGTCAAGACTGGAGAGGACATCTCCATCGCTGGTCTTGTCTTCCAAGTCGTCACTCTACTTTGTTTCGTTGGATTGTTCATCGACTACGTTATCAGGGCTTCCAAGTCACCGGCCCGATATCGCCTTACCAAGCCCATTCTCACCTTcctctttttccttttcctttcgactatcttcatcttgatTCGATGTGGCTACCGAATTGCTGAGCTCAATGGAGGATACTTCAGTGCTATCTTTCGAGACGAAGGTCTCTACATCGCTCTTGAATCTTG CATGATGTACAttgctgttcttcttctgaaCGCTGGCCACCCCGGATATGCTTTCAAGGAAACCCCCGAGTTTACCAAGGAAATGGACCAGATGGACCAAGACGACACTACCGTCTTTGGAGACTAa
- a CDS encoding hypothetical protein (At least one base has a quality score < 10) has product MSHTPLPGGLISFGSDANCTLELCPLESSILRYQPNVPANAIFIGVFGLSMALHIFQGIKMKTWGFMASMMAGCILEIIGYVGRLIIHDNPFDFIGFLLQIIMITIAPVFFSAAIYVLLSQVINFVDPNVSRFSPKYFYWIFIPSDIISLILQAVGGAVSVVSTAKDDVKTGEDISIAGLVFQVVTLLCFVGLFIDYVIRASKSPARYRLTKPILTFLFFLFLSTIFILIRCGYRIAELNGGYFSAIFRDEGLYIALESCMMYIAVLLLNAGHPGYAFKETPEFTKEMDQMDQDDTTVFGD; this is encoded by the exons ATGAGCCATACACCATTACCCGGCGGGCTTATCTCATTCGGCTCCGATGCCAACTGTACACTCGAATTATGTCCCCTCGAGTCGAGTATACTACGATACCAACCAAACGTTCCCGCTAATGCCATCTTCATTGGAGTATTCGGATTGTCTATGGCTCTTCATATCTTCCAAGGtatcaagatgaagacatGGGGCTTCATGGCGAGTATGATGGCAGGATGTATTCTCGAGATTATCGGTTACGTCGGACGACTTATCATCCACGATAATCCATTTGACTTTATTGGCTTTCTATTGCAGATCA TCATGATCACCATTGCCCCCGTTTTCTTCTCTGCTGCCATCTATGTTCTTCTGTCCCAGGT CATCAACTTCGTCGATCCAAATGTTTCTCGATTCTCTCCCAAGTATTTCTACTGGATCTTCATCCCTTCCGACATTATCTCCCTCATCCTCCAAGCCGTCGGCGGTGCAGTCTCAGTCGTTTCCACAGCGAAAGACGACGTCAAGACTGGAGAGGACATCTCCATCGCTGGTCTTGTCTTCCAAGTCGTCACTCTACTTTGTTTCGTTGGATTGTTCATCGACTACGTTATCAGGGCTTCCAAGTCACCGGCCCGATATCGCCTTACCAAGCCCATTCTCACCTTcctctttttccttttcctttcgactatcttcatcttgatTCGATGTGGCTACCGAATTGCTGAGCTCAATGGAGGATACTTCAGTGCTATCTTTCGAGACGAAGGTCTCTACATCGCTCTTGAATCTTG CATGATGTACAttgctgttcttcttctgaaCGCTGGCCACCCCGGATATGCTTTCAAGGAAACCCCCGAGTTTACCAAGGAAATGGACCAGATGGACCAAGACGACACTACCGTCTTTGGAGACTAa